TACCTGAACCCCTGTTTTCTTGGTTACCAAATCAGGTCTGAAGAAAATGGTGCGGTGGCCTTCGTAAAGGGTGTAGTATTTTTCCCACTTCCCTCCTTTTTCAAAGTGCGGCTTTACACTATCAAATGCGTTCTGTAGAAATTTCATGATCAGCTATTTCTAATTAATTCTATCCCTTCTCTTAAGATGTGCTGCAAGTCATTCTTCGATACATCGATGAATTCGCAAAGAGCTATATCTTCTTCCAACAACTCAAATATGCCTAAGGCCTCGATTTCGTCGTAATCATTGGCCAGAATCGCCTTAAATAAATAGGTAGGTAATACGTCCATTGGCATGACCTTCTCAAATGCTCCGGTCATCACGAAACCTCTTTCCTCCCCGTGTGTATTTGTATCCACTGTGAATTCTTTCTTGTTCAGGAAAGAAAGCAAACCAATCGATTTGTGGAAACTTAATTTTTTGGTCGTAGGCTTCAACCAACCAAGGAACTCCTCTTCATCACCTTCAGGGATCACCGTGATTTGCGTATGCTGAAATCCAAGATATCCCTCTTCACCTACAGACTCTCCTGTGAATACATTGCCAGAAATGAATCGGTTATGATCTCCTTCAACATTATCGGCAACCAGTTTGCCTACTAATGCGCCAGAATATGTCTTCACATATCCGGTATTCTTCACTGAAGAACCTGTAACGGCAACCAGCTTAGAAGTATCATATTTTCCTTCCAGGAAGAATTTACCGATTTGAACCACACCGTGAGGCGTACAAGTCCAGGCAATGTCTCCTTTGTTGATCGGATCCAGGTGATGGATCTGAACACCAACATTACCCGCCGGGTGAGGTCCGCTAAACTTATTGATTTCTACACCTGAAACAGCAGAGTAAATACGAAGTACTTCGCCGCTTCCATCCACATTCAGGTGTACTTTACCATCAGTTAGTTTTTTCAACACATCAAGTCCCGCCTGAAAGCTCTGCTCTTCACCAGCTAGTGCGTAATCAAGATCAGGAGCTAAAGGATGCGTATCAAATCCTGAAATAAAGATCGCCTTTGGGCTATCAGCAGGATTAGCGATGGTACCAAAAGGCCGTTGGGTCAGGTTTACCCAGGCACCGCCTTTGCTCAATTTATCTACCGCTTCTTCTCGGGACAGAGAAGCAATATCAGAAATAGAGTGCTTGGCGTATGCCTCGAATTCTACTTCCTTATCGGCCAGAATTTTAATTTCGAGTAACTTTCTCTTTGCCCCTCTTTTCACCTCAACTACCTCTCCGCTTACAGGAGCCGAGAAAACAACAGATTCCATGACCGCATCATACATGATGGGCGTACCTGCTTTTACATTGTCTCCCTCTTTAATAAGAAGCTTAGGTCGGGTAATACCGTGAAAATCGGTGGGTTTAAGTGCGAAAGTCTCCGGTTGATCAATATTGTGGGTCGTATTTGTAGCCTTCCCTGCCAAATTGATGTCAAAACCTTTCTTCAGTTTGATGGTCTGCGACATGTTCTACTATTGGTGTCTTTTCAAAAACCGATGCAAAACTACATTAACAATGCCTTGAAATAAAATGTTTGATGGAAATCATGAAAACTGGTTGCAACACCCTGCAAACGGGCCTTTCAGAGCATTTCTGAAGGCTCCATTTGGGCTTCAATATGAGCGGCTACCTGCTCCATTAGCCAACGAGGCGTGGATGTAGCTCCACAGATGCCAATAGAGTCGTTTTCCCTCAACCAATTCATGTTCAGGTCTTTCTCACTTTCGATGAAATAAGATCGCTCGTTGAACTGCTTGCATACGCCGTATAGCGCTTTTCCGTTGGAACTCTTTTTCCCAGCCACAAATAATACCACATCGTGTTTTTGAGAAAACTTCTGCATTTGTGGTTCCCGGTTGGATACCTGTCGGCAAATGCTATCATTGGCCTTGAAGTCCCCATCGAATAATTCCCCTTTGGTGTTTTTGATGCGCTCTTCAATCTGTGCCTTCAGGTTATAGAAACCTTTGGTACTTTTTGTCGTCTGACTGAACAAAATAATAGGTCGGTCAAAGTCGATTTGTTCCAGGTCTTTCTCCTCGAATACGATAATCGCTTCATTTGCTGTCTGACCTGTGAGGCCAATCACTTCTGCGTGCCCCGGCTTACCATATATAACAATTTGCCCTTTTCTATTGACCACTTCATCATAAGCGTGCTTGACACGATTCTGAAGTTTCAATACGACCGGACAACTGGCGTCAATGAGTTCCAGGTTGTTTTCAAGCGCGATTTTATAAGTTTCAGGTGGTTCCCCATGGGCTCGGATCAACACCTTGGCATCTTTGATTTCGGTCAACTCCTCCCGATCAATCACCCGCAACCCCTTTTGATGCAACCGCTCCACTTCCATGCGATTGTGCACGATATCTCCAAGACAATACAGGCCATGGCCCTCGGCCATCTCATCTTCCGCCATCTGAATGGCAAACTCTACCCCAAAACAATAACCTGAATTCTGATCAATCTCAATCTCCATAAATTTTTTCCTCCGCCATTGTTAATACCCTATTGATCTGCTCTTCGAAAGTAAGGAAAGAAGTGTCTAATTCGATGGCATCTTTTGCCTTCGTCAACGGACTGACTTCTCTCTTTGAGTCTAACTTATCACGTTCATTAAAGTTCCTTATTATCTCATCTAAAGTAGCGTTTATTCCTTTACCTTCCAATTCTCTCTTTCTTCGCTCCGCCCGGACGTTAAGGTCCGCAGTTAAAAAAAGCTTCAGCTCGGCATCCGGAAACACGACAGTGCCAATATCCCTACCATCCATTACAATGCCACCAGCTTTCCCTAACTCCTGCTGCTGACGGACCAATCTGGTGCGAACTTCAGGGATCGCACTCACTTCACTTACCCGGTTATTTACGTCCATGGTTCTTAAAAAAGGCTCCAAATCCTGATTGCCATTGTGCAGATGTGCTATTCCTTCTTCGTTGGTCTCAAAATGTAAGTCCAGTTGATCTAGCACTTGTGACACCCCCGCATGATCCGACGGATCAATTCCAGCATCTGTCAGTAAATACGTTACTCCTCGATACATCGCTCCCGAATCTATGTAGAGATAGTTCAGGGCTTTGGCCAATTCACGTGCCGTGGAACTCTTCCCACAACCCGAAAATCCATCGATAGCAACAGCAATCTTATTCACTAGCAATCTTTTACCGGACAAGGAATTGGCTTACCTCGTTTGATTTTGCCTTTGTACTGACGGGAAGGGTTTCTTTTGCAGCTCTGCATAGTAGGTGCTACTACCAGCACTGAAAGGAAAAACATTCCCAGGAAAAACGGTCTTTTTAAATGTTTCATGATTAAAAGCTTGATACGGTCATGCCCCGGTCAAT
This DNA window, taken from Cytophagales bacterium, encodes the following:
- a CDS encoding Na(+)-translocating NADH-quinone reductase subunit A yields the protein MSQTIKLKKGFDINLAGKATNTTHNIDQPETFALKPTDFHGITRPKLLIKEGDNVKAGTPIMYDAVMESVVFSAPVSGEVVEVKRGAKRKLLEIKILADKEVEFEAYAKHSISDIASLSREEAVDKLSKGGAWVNLTQRPFGTIANPADSPKAIFISGFDTHPLAPDLDYALAGEEQSFQAGLDVLKKLTDGKVHLNVDGSGEVLRIYSAVSGVEINKFSGPHPAGNVGVQIHHLDPINKGDIAWTCTPHGVVQIGKFFLEGKYDTSKLVAVTGSSVKNTGYVKTYSGALVGKLVADNVEGDHNRFISGNVFTGESVGEEGYLGFQHTQITVIPEGDEEEFLGWLKPTTKKLSFHKSIGLLSFLNKKEFTVDTNTHGEERGFVMTGAFEKVMPMDVLPTYLFKAILANDYDEIEALGIFELLEEDIALCEFIDVSKNDLQHILREGIELIRNS
- a CDS encoding 4-hydroxy-3-methylbut-2-enyl diphosphate reductase, with protein sequence MEIEIDQNSGYCFGVEFAIQMAEDEMAEGHGLYCLGDIVHNRMEVERLHQKGLRVIDREELTEIKDAKVLIRAHGEPPETYKIALENNLELIDASCPVVLKLQNRVKHAYDEVVNRKGQIVIYGKPGHAEVIGLTGQTANEAIIVFEEKDLEQIDFDRPIILFSQTTKSTKGFYNLKAQIEERIKNTKGELFDGDFKANDSICRQVSNREPQMQKFSQKHDVVLFVAGKKSSNGKALYGVCKQFNERSYFIESEKDLNMNWLRENDSIGICGATSTPRWLMEQVAAHIEAQMEPSEML
- the cmk gene encoding (d)CMP kinase — translated: MNKIAVAIDGFSGCGKSSTARELAKALNYLYIDSGAMYRGVTYLLTDAGIDPSDHAGVSQVLDQLDLHFETNEEGIAHLHNGNQDLEPFLRTMDVNNRVSEVSAIPEVRTRLVRQQQELGKAGGIVMDGRDIGTVVFPDAELKLFLTADLNVRAERRKRELEGKGINATLDEIIRNFNERDKLDSKREVSPLTKAKDAIELDTSFLTFEEQINRVLTMAEEKIYGD